TTACGAATGTGACCGATTTTGGCGCTTTTGTGGATCTGGGCGGTTTGGAAGGGCTGATTCATGTTTCAGAACTTTCCTGGGGCCGCGTGATCAGCCCATCGGATATTCTCAAAGTATGTGAGACTGTGACCACTCTGGTGCTGCAGGTATCTGAGGATAAAGGTCGGATTGCGCTCAGCTTGAAGCGGTTGACTGAAAACCCGTGGGAGATCCTGGTAGATAAAATGGCGCCAGGTGACGTTGTTCCGGCTACAATCACCAGCGTGGTGAAGTATGGCGCTTTTGCCCGTTTGGAAGAAGGCGTTGAAGGATTGATCCATATATCTTCAATGAGCTTTCCTGACGGATGTACTCATATTGACGATTTCCTTTATAAGGGCCAGGTTGTTAACGTTTGCATTTTACATGTTGATCCGAAAAAACGCAGACTTGGTCTGAAACTGGAAGACCCTACGATTGAATAATGGCAAATAAACCCAAGACAAGCGGTAAGAAAACAACAGATTCGAAGCAGCCCGGCCTGTTCAAGGACGGTGATTGGCAATCTCAGACTGTGGATGTGTTTCAGCGATTCCTCCGTTATGGCTGGGACCTTCTGGGGGTTCTGTTATTTGCATTTGCAGCGATTTTGTTGTTGGGCTCGATTGGCGTCACCCAGGGCGCACTGATTTCACCGCTCTCGGACTTTCTGGCGCGTTGGCTTGGATTGGGACGTTTTCTGCTTGTGGCAGCTCTGGTCGTGATTGCCCTGCAGGTCGTCCGCTGGCGGAAACATCCGCCAGAGCGGGTGCCATTGGGCAAAATCATCGGCATTGAATTTGCTGTATTCTCTTTGATGGGTCTACTTTCCGTCATTGACGGTGCGACCATTTCTGAGGCTGAAACCGGTCAGGATTTGGGCGGTCTGGTGGGTTGGGGGATTGCAGAGATCTTCCGTTCAGCGGTCGGTCCCACATTCGCATTCTTAATTCTCTTTATTCTCTTTGGGATCGCATTGATCGCAGTGTTGGATCTTGTGCCCAAGTTGGAGAAAGCGGTTGATGCCCGAATCAATGAATCAGCATTGATCAATGAGGAAGGTATTCAGTTCAGCCGGCAAGCGCCTGCGGTTGTTGCGGAACCAGAAGAAGAACCGGAAGAGCCTGTGGAACAGCCGAAGAAACAGGTTTACCTCCCGCCGGAATTCAGGAAATCATTTGATACACCTGATATGGCGGACGAGGCGGCTGTGAACCCACAAGAGCGATCAGAAGCCTTGCCCCCGCTAGATCTGCTCCAAAAAGGTGAAATATACCGGCCGGATAAGCGCTCAATTAATCTCACGGCTGGGTTGATTGAAAAAACACTGGCGGAATTTGGCATTCCCGCCAAGGTGGTTGGTTTCCGCACCGGCCCGACTGTGACCCAGTTTGCGGTTGAACCGGGATATATTGACAAAACAGACGAGGACAAACAAAAGGTCCGTGTTTCACAGATTTCATCCCTGCAGAGGGACCTGGCTTTAGCGCTTTCCGCTGAGCGGTTGCGGATTGAAGCGCCCGTGCCGGGCAAATCCTATGTGGGTATTGAAATTCCCAATCCGAATGCTGCTCAGGTCCAGTTGCGGCCGCTGATCGAATCGGAAGAGTTCAGCCGGGTCAATTCTCCTTTGGCATTAACCTTGGGGCGGGATGTGTCCGGGCGACCTGTTGTGGCTGACCTTTCTACGATGCCGCACCTTTTGATTGCTGGGACGACCGGATCCGGGAAGAGTGTCTGTATCACAGCCCTGACGGCTTGTTTGGTGATGAATAACACGCCAGAGGATTTGAAGCTGGCGATGATCGACCCCAAGCGGGTGGAGTTGATGCGCTTCAACGGTATGCCGCATCTGATGGGCAGTGTGGAAACGGAAATCGAGCGGATCCTGGGCGTCTTGCGCTGGGCCACCGCTGAGATGGATTACCGTTATAAACTGCTAGAAAAAGCCCGCGCCAGAAACATTGATTCCTATAACATGAAGATGAAACGGCAGGGGAAGAAAACCTTGCCGAAGATTGTGGTTCTGATTGATGAGCTGGCCGACCTGATGATCTCCGCACCTGACCAGACGGAACATACCCTGGTGCGCCTGGCGCAAAAAGCCAGAGCGATTGGCATTCACCTGATCGTGGCGACTCAGCGGCCCAGCACCGATGTCGTGACAGGTTTGATTAAGGCCAACTTCCCGACAAGGATTTCCTTCACGGTTGCATCCTCGATCGATTCCCGGGTTATCCTGGATACCAGCGGTGCAGAAACGCTGCTGGGTAAGGGCGATATGCTCTTCCTCCATCCCGAAGTTGGGCTGCCCATTCGCGCTCAAGGCGTGATTGTCACGGACAGGGACCTGAACCGAGTGATCCGCTGGTGGCAGAAGAACGAAGACCAGGGTGAACCACCCAAACAGGACCGTTATGATGATACTGAAGCGCCTCCCTGGGAAGAAAAGGTGGGTATCGGGGATGATGAGGATGAGGACGAAGCGCTGATTGATGAGGCTATTGCCCTGATCCGCAAAGAGGGGCATGCCAGTGCATCCTTTTTCCAGCGGCAGCTCCGGGTGGGTTACCCGCGGGCAGCCAGGCTGGTGGATCAGTTGGAAGAAAAGGGCATCCTGGGGCCGTCTCAGGGTGGCGGGCGTGAACGTGAGATCCTGATTGAACTGGATGATGACAACTCAGAGGAATAAGTCTCCGCGGCTACCGAAGACATTGTGATAGACTTAAATTATGACCTTGCCAAACCCCACTGAATCAAAGACATTTACCGCGTTTCTACGACGATTATTCGCCGGATGGCTTAATGCCATTGCCGGTTTCTTTCAACGGATTGGTCTTAGACCGAATACCATCACGATTATTGGTGTGGTGGGCAATATCCTGGCAGGCGTTCTGATTGCTTTTGATAAGCTGACCTGGGGCGGGCTGGTGGCCATGCTGGTGGGCCCGTTGGACGCGCTGGATGGCAGCCTGGCCAGATTGCGAGGGGAAGAGAGCCGCTTTGGCGCATTCTTCGATTCGGTAACTGACCGTTATTCTGAGATCGTGCTTTATACCGGCCTGCTGATTCACTTTTATCATCTGAACAACTGGCGAGGGGCTGTCCTCATCTTCTTTGCCGCTCTGGGATCGGTGATGGTTTCGTATATGCGTGCGAGGGCCGAAGCACTGAACTACTCCGCAAAAGTAGGGCTGCTTACAAGGGCAGAACGCTATATCGTCTTGATCCCCGGTATTATCTTTAATTATCCGGAAATTTCCCTCTGGATTTTGGCCATTTTGACCCATTTTACAGCCTTTCAGAGGTTCTTTTATGTCCGCAGGCAGGCAGTGAATGCACAGGAGCCTGAAGCGCTAAAGAAAGAAGATTAGCATGGTTGAAGGATTTCAAATTGGACCGCTGACGATCCGCTATTATGCCTTGATATTGTTGGGGGGGATCATTGCAGCAGCGATTTTAAGTTATTATCAGGCAAAACGGCAGGGTAAAGACCCGGAAGTCGTATTGGATAGCCTGACCTGGATTGTGCTTGGCGGCGTGATTGGCGCGCGGATCTGGCATATCCTTACCCCACCGGCCTCAATGGTGGAGCAGGGGATCACCACCTGGTATTACCTGACACACCCTTTGGATGCGATTGCGATCTGGAAGGGCGGCCTGGGCATCCCTGGTGCAATTGCCGGTGGTGCACTGGCTTTTTACCTTTACGCGAAGAAGCGCAAACTTCAATTTGGTGCTTGGGCGGATGTTTTTGCCCCAGGCCTGGCGTTGGGACAGGCCATTGGTCGCTGGGGGAACTTCGTCAACCAGGAGGTTTATGGCAGCCCTTCGACCTTACCCTGGGCGATCACAATTGAACCGGCTTACCGTTTACCGCAGTTTAAGGACGTGGCGACCTATCATCCACTCTTCCTTTACGAATCCATTTTCAACCTGTTAAATATGGTTTTCCTGTTGTGGTTTTCCCGCAAATATGCGGACAAGCTCAAGGGCGGGGATGTGTTCCTGACCTATCTGATCTCCTACCCAGTATTCCGCTTTTTAATGGAGTTCCTCAGGTTGGATAACAGCCTGGTCGGCGGCATCAATGCCAACCAGACCCTGATGCTGGTCATCGCAGTGGCTTCGGCTGGGTTCCTGTTCTGGCGGCACAAGAGAGATAAACAAGAATCGGCTGATGATGGTTCCTCAGACGATCTGAACAGCGAAAAATAATCAGCAAAGAAGATTTTAGGAAAAAGCATGTCAAAGATCACATTTTTAGGAACAGCCAGTGCAGTACCTGATGCAACGCATCACAATGCCCATTTCATTCTTGAATCCGGCCAGCGAAAGGTGCTGGTTGATTGCTCAGGTAATCCGATTGTTCGGCTGGAACAGGCTGGGGTGGACCCATTGGCGCTGACAGATGTGATCCTGACTCATTTCCACCCGGACCATGTCAATGGCCTGCCGTTGATGTTGATGGACTTGTGGCTGATGGGCCGGAA
This Chloroflexota bacterium DNA region includes the following protein-coding sequences:
- a CDS encoding CDP-alcohol phosphatidyltransferase family protein, which encodes MTLPNPTESKTFTAFLRRLFAGWLNAIAGFFQRIGLRPNTITIIGVVGNILAGVLIAFDKLTWGGLVAMLVGPLDALDGSLARLRGEESRFGAFFDSVTDRYSEIVLYTGLLIHFYHLNNWRGAVLIFFAALGSVMVSYMRARAEALNYSAKVGLLTRAERYIVLIPGIIFNYPEISLWILAILTHFTAFQRFFYVRRQAVNAQEPEALKKED
- a CDS encoding DNA translocase FtsK 4TM domain-containing protein, producing the protein MANKPKTSGKKTTDSKQPGLFKDGDWQSQTVDVFQRFLRYGWDLLGVLLFAFAAILLLGSIGVTQGALISPLSDFLARWLGLGRFLLVAALVVIALQVVRWRKHPPERVPLGKIIGIEFAVFSLMGLLSVIDGATISEAETGQDLGGLVGWGIAEIFRSAVGPTFAFLILFILFGIALIAVLDLVPKLEKAVDARINESALINEEGIQFSRQAPAVVAEPEEEPEEPVEQPKKQVYLPPEFRKSFDTPDMADEAAVNPQERSEALPPLDLLQKGEIYRPDKRSINLTAGLIEKTLAEFGIPAKVVGFRTGPTVTQFAVEPGYIDKTDEDKQKVRVSQISSLQRDLALALSAERLRIEAPVPGKSYVGIEIPNPNAAQVQLRPLIESEEFSRVNSPLALTLGRDVSGRPVVADLSTMPHLLIAGTTGSGKSVCITALTACLVMNNTPEDLKLAMIDPKRVELMRFNGMPHLMGSVETEIERILGVLRWATAEMDYRYKLLEKARARNIDSYNMKMKRQGKKTLPKIVVLIDELADLMISAPDQTEHTLVRLAQKARAIGIHLIVATQRPSTDVVTGLIKANFPTRISFTVASSIDSRVILDTSGAETLLGKGDMLFLHPEVGLPIRAQGVIVTDRDLNRVIRWWQKNEDQGEPPKQDRYDDTEAPPWEEKVGIGDDEDEDEALIDEAIALIRKEGHASASFFQRQLRVGYPRAARLVDQLEEKGILGPSQGGGREREILIELDDDNSEE
- the lgt gene encoding prolipoprotein diacylglyceryl transferase, with translation MVEGFQIGPLTIRYYALILLGGIIAAAILSYYQAKRQGKDPEVVLDSLTWIVLGGVIGARIWHILTPPASMVEQGITTWYYLTHPLDAIAIWKGGLGIPGAIAGGALAFYLYAKKRKLQFGAWADVFAPGLALGQAIGRWGNFVNQEVYGSPSTLPWAITIEPAYRLPQFKDVATYHPLFLYESIFNLLNMVFLLWFSRKYADKLKGGDVFLTYLISYPVFRFLMEFLRLDNSLVGGINANQTLMLVIAVASAGFLFWRHKRDKQESADDGSSDDLNSEK